The following are from one region of the Nocardia terpenica genome:
- a CDS encoding YbaK/EbsC family protein — translation METQNNTYRKLIQLLKYHRARYRIIDHEPEGVTAIASELRGHALAAAAKSIVVAVKQKSAAPAHVLAVVSGVDRVDFESIRRMYGGTRAYFAPVTTAEDLAGSVSGTVLPFTFTDQMELIVDHNLLTHEEIFFNAARLDRSLALDTVDYQKIANPRIESIAQSG, via the coding sequence ATGGAAACGCAGAACAACACCTACCGAAAACTCATCCAGCTACTCAAATATCATCGGGCGCGGTATCGAATCATCGATCACGAACCCGAGGGGGTGACCGCAATCGCGAGTGAACTCCGCGGACATGCACTCGCCGCCGCAGCCAAGAGCATTGTGGTCGCAGTCAAGCAAAAGAGTGCCGCACCAGCGCACGTTCTCGCGGTCGTTTCAGGTGTGGATAGGGTCGATTTCGAGAGCATCCGGCGAATGTACGGGGGCACCCGCGCGTATTTCGCGCCCGTGACAACTGCCGAGGACCTGGCGGGCAGCGTCAGCGGAACGGTGCTGCCATTCACATTCACCGACCAAATGGAGCTGATTGTCGATCACAATCTACTTACACACGAGGAAATATTCTTCAATGCGGCGCGTCTGGATCGTTCATTGGCACTCGATACCGTCGATTATCAGAAGATCGCTAATCCGCGAATAGAGTCGATCGCCCAGAGCGGGTGA
- a CDS encoding thioesterase family protein, with protein sequence MTAVNRLGNFEAALNQTVTVEHTVTEKDTAMRWGNDLPVLSTPVLLWLSELAAMRAVEPYVVPGWMTVGIAHDSSHLAPSVEGNTISINATLVDVDGSRLRFDVSAEDGETVILAGSHTRGVINSERFRQRLILR encoded by the coding sequence ATGACCGCCGTCAATCGCCTCGGAAATTTCGAAGCTGCACTGAATCAAACCGTCACTGTCGAACATACCGTGACAGAGAAGGACACGGCGATGCGCTGGGGCAACGACCTACCTGTCCTGTCGACTCCGGTATTGCTGTGGCTGTCGGAGCTCGCAGCCATGCGCGCGGTGGAACCGTACGTGGTACCCGGCTGGATGACTGTCGGCATCGCGCACGACTCAAGTCACCTAGCTCCCTCAGTTGAGGGCAACACCATCAGCATCAACGCGACCCTAGTCGACGTCGACGGCAGCCGACTGCGCTTCGATGTTTCTGCCGAGGACGGGGAAACAGTCATTCTTGCAGGTTCACATACCCGCGGTGTGATCAACAGTGAGCGCTTCCGGCAGCGCTTGATCCTGAGATAG
- a CDS encoding acyl-CoA dehydrogenase family protein, producing MFGPSSSIREYYQALGEATIAKRSDICYERGELDRESWLEIATEGVWKLAVPKCWDGAGGSWWDFVAAFEGLAQGGRDLGFSLSMVAQAGLIRSLLYYGTTDQIAEFLPPLTSGKVGATALTETRGGSDVSGVTTCAVSAPGGYVLSGAKDHVTNGPIADLAMILGRIPEVGSRDITLFMVDMANPGVEHGKPEDMIGNRTSPTGPFTLHEVEVPESAVIGGVGEGLSIIYNTISLDRLLYGVLASAYLEPVLSDVINYSFERVAFKQPIADYQYVQSRITDIKFGIETSRWMAYAALESLLAEDPQANLRCSIAKYHGSETLHNSTEHLFRILGHLGYMNGQYSRRLLDGLGPLIAGGTSEMQRKNVFQQLIKLREEVSV from the coding sequence ATGTTCGGCCCGTCGTCATCTATTCGCGAATACTATCAGGCTCTCGGCGAAGCTACTATCGCGAAGCGCTCCGATATTTGCTACGAGCGCGGCGAGCTCGACCGTGAATCCTGGCTCGAGATCGCTACCGAGGGAGTGTGGAAACTGGCCGTCCCGAAATGCTGGGATGGTGCGGGTGGCAGCTGGTGGGATTTCGTCGCCGCCTTCGAAGGGCTGGCCCAGGGTGGGCGCGACCTTGGATTCTCGCTGTCAATGGTGGCACAGGCAGGATTGATTCGCTCGCTGCTCTATTACGGCACTACAGATCAGATCGCAGAATTCCTGCCGCCACTGACATCGGGAAAAGTGGGTGCCACCGCCCTTACCGAAACTCGGGGCGGCTCTGACGTCTCGGGCGTCACGACCTGCGCGGTGTCGGCACCGGGCGGATACGTACTGTCTGGAGCCAAGGACCATGTAACCAACGGTCCGATTGCCGATCTGGCCATGATCCTCGGGCGAATTCCCGAGGTAGGCTCACGTGATATTACTCTCTTCATGGTGGATATGGCCAATCCAGGAGTAGAGCACGGGAAACCGGAGGACATGATCGGCAATCGAACCAGCCCGACGGGCCCCTTCACGTTGCACGAAGTCGAAGTTCCAGAATCCGCCGTTATCGGGGGTGTTGGCGAGGGGCTGTCGATCATCTACAACACGATCAGTCTCGACCGGCTGCTGTACGGAGTGCTGGCCTCGGCCTACCTTGAGCCAGTACTGTCTGATGTTATCAATTATTCGTTCGAAAGGGTGGCGTTCAAGCAGCCCATCGCGGATTATCAATACGTTCAATCAAGGATAACTGATATCAAATTCGGTATCGAAACCAGTCGCTGGATGGCATATGCGGCATTGGAATCGTTGCTTGCTGAGGATCCACAGGCCAATCTCCGATGCTCCATCGCCAAATATCACGGTTCGGAGACCTTGCACAATTCCACCGAACACCTCTTTCGGATTCTCGGCCATCTTGGGTATATGAACGGTCAGTATTCACGAAGACTCCTCGACGGTCTCGGTCCTCTGATTGCAGGCGGGACATCGGAGATGCAGCGAAAGAATGTTTTCCAGCAACTTATCAAACTCAGGGAAGAGGTTTCCGTATGA
- a CDS encoding aminotransferase class III-fold pyridoxal phosphate-dependent enzyme, giving the protein MSNTQSIFGKMKIASGHGSHLVTEDGQQILDACSGAVNVNVGHGNRLVLEAMKRQLDTIAFAYRAQCTTEPLEELHEALHNLFGNSFTHHLFTNSGSEALEQAQRVAWCYHYARGDIRRRVVLAEIPSYHGITYAALSTSGHPVRWRALGTVPAPDREIFRHVEATGDRDERAGLSEWQAAISEIGDELAAVVVEPVGGASSGAAVCPEGTLRGIRRAANEVGAVVIADEVMTGFGRLGHWMPSMQNGLAPDIVAASKGLGAGYYPIGAVLVRPSIAETLEDQPDLGTFGHTMAGSPVAAATAVAVLKQLREGDLLASVRDRAPSLRQRLSDAVSECRFLGTPRGDGFLLAVPIIDNPRLWPRTRNLFLEHAARHDLLLYPAGVDTRTASVLIAPPLTSSSADIDELIIKATQTVMDFHAERTNS; this is encoded by the coding sequence ATGTCGAACACTCAATCTATATTCGGAAAAATGAAAATTGCCTCCGGTCACGGCAGCCACCTTGTAACCGAGGATGGTCAGCAAATACTCGATGCATGCTCGGGCGCGGTCAATGTGAATGTCGGACACGGTAATCGGTTGGTCCTTGAGGCCATGAAGCGGCAGCTCGACACCATTGCGTTCGCCTATCGGGCGCAGTGCACGACAGAGCCGCTCGAAGAACTACATGAAGCTCTCCACAACCTGTTCGGTAATTCCTTCACCCATCATCTGTTCACGAACTCCGGCTCGGAGGCCCTTGAGCAGGCTCAGCGCGTGGCGTGGTGCTATCATTATGCGCGCGGCGATATCCGTCGCAGGGTCGTACTCGCCGAAATCCCCAGCTATCACGGAATTACGTACGCGGCCTTGAGTACTTCGGGGCATCCAGTGCGCTGGCGGGCGCTAGGTACTGTGCCCGCCCCCGATCGCGAGATATTCCGGCATGTCGAGGCGACTGGCGATCGCGACGAGCGGGCGGGGCTGTCCGAATGGCAAGCGGCGATCTCGGAGATCGGGGACGAATTAGCGGCTGTCGTTGTCGAACCGGTCGGAGGTGCTTCCTCAGGCGCGGCGGTCTGTCCAGAAGGCACCTTACGCGGGATTCGTCGCGCTGCAAACGAAGTAGGGGCTGTAGTCATCGCCGACGAGGTGATGACGGGCTTCGGGCGTCTCGGTCACTGGATGCCGTCGATGCAGAATGGTCTGGCTCCGGATATCGTCGCCGCGAGCAAGGGGTTAGGCGCTGGCTATTATCCGATAGGCGCTGTGCTGGTCCGACCCAGCATCGCCGAAACCCTTGAGGATCAACCGGATCTGGGCACATTCGGCCACACCATGGCCGGTAGTCCCGTCGCCGCAGCGACTGCAGTCGCGGTCCTCAAGCAATTGCGCGAGGGCGACCTGCTGGCGTCGGTGCGCGACCGCGCGCCAAGCCTGCGGCAGCGGTTGTCCGATGCGGTCAGTGAATGTCGCTTTCTTGGCACACCGCGAGGCGATGGTTTCCTGCTCGCCGTGCCAATCATCGACAACCCCCGATTGTGGCCCCGCACGCGGAATTTGTTCCTGGAGCACGCGGCACGGCACGACCTTCTATTGTATCCAGCCGGAGTCGACACGAGGACAGCTTCCGTCCTGATCGCGCCTCCCTTGACCAGTTCAAGCGCTGATATAGATGAACTAATCATCAAGGCCACCCAGACTGTGATGGATTTTCATGCGGAGAGGACAAATAGCTGA